A stretch of Pyrenophora tritici-repentis strain M4 chromosome 7, whole genome shotgun sequence DNA encodes these proteins:
- a CDS encoding TPR-12 multi-domain protein, with translation MASTISFGNANAGFQAGIITGNVDATFYLSPERPETPPHPSIVIPFARDDDFVERGTILERVRQRCAATGSRAALVGLGGVGKSQLAIEHAYRTREQLAETWVFWVHASNVARFEQSYRDIADRVKIFGRRDPQADIFKLVHDWLCSCTQRWLIVLDNIDDARFLLSGQANSDSQGQNTNAQVIRKPLREYLPRCERGSILVTTRNEEAALKLVEQRDIVRVEPMDEAEGLALFKKKLGSQGDNSDIAELAVALEYMPLAIVQAAAYILERAPRCSVAKYLDEYRKSERKQTSLLNYDKEHLRRDWEAKNSIIVTWQISFEYIQQTRSSAADLLSLMSFFDRQGIPEALLHRQTLQGGAQTSQKEPEQDVWESDEEDNASQSSVGDNQFEGDIVALRNFCFISVDTSGTSFEMHALVQLATRMWLEANSKLEQWKEQFISNLCAAFPTGEYENWVACRALNAHAKAAIGQQPKDESSIAEWATVLYRAAWFAERIGNIADAEMLTTKAMKARKKVLGQEHEDTLWSVAMVGLAYKLGGRWDDAEKLEVQVMETRKKKLGADHPSTLTSMANLASTYRNQGRWDAAEELDVQVMETRKKKLGADHPDTVTSMANLAFMWEAQGRSAEAIVVRYNEILHKSDGC, from the exons ATGGCCTCTACCATCTCGTTTGGCAATGCGAATGCCGGCTTCCAGGCTGGCATCATTACCGGCAACGTGGATGCTACGTTCTACCTGTCACCTG AGCGACCAGAGACTCCACCGCACCCATCGATCGTGATACCTTTTGCCCGCGACGACGACTTTGTTGAGCGAGGGACAATACTCGAACGGGTTCGCCAAAGATGCGCTGCGACAGGCTCGCGTGCGGCGCTTGTTGGTCTAGGCGGCGTTGG CAAGTCGCAGCTTGCTATTGAGCATGCCTATCGCACGCGAGAGCAGTTGGCTGAGACGTGGGTGTTCTGGGTGCATGCCAGCAATGTCGCCCGCTTCGAGCAGAGCTATCGCGACATTGCCGACCGCGTCAAGATCTTTGGGCGGCGAGACCCGCAGGCCGACATTTTCAAGCTGGTGCATGACTGGCTATGCAGCTGTACGCAGCGTTGGCTTATTGTGCTGGACAACATTGACGATGCTCGCTTTCTTCTTAGCGGTCAGGCAAACAGCGACAGTCAAGGCCAAAACACCAACGCACAGGTCATTCGGAAACCGCTGCGCGAGTATCTTCCCCGCTGTGAGCGCGGCTCTATCCTTGTCACAACGCGAAACGAGGAAGCCGCCCTGAAGTTGGTCGAGCAGCGCGACATTGTTCGTGTAGAGCCAATGGACGAGGCAGAGGGCCTGGCGCTGTTTAAGAAGAAGTTAGGATCGCAGGGAGATAACAGCGATATTGCTGAGCTCGCAGTGGCGCTTGAGTACATGCCGCTCGCTATCGTGCAGGCTGCTGCGTATATATTGGAGAGAGCCCCGCGATGCTCCGTAGCCAAGTATCTAGACGAGTACAGGAAGAGCGAGCGCAAGCAGACGAGCCTTCTCAACTACGACAAAGAACACCTTCGTCGCGACTGGGAGGCAAAGAACTCCATCATTGTCACGTGGCAGATCTCGTTTGAGTATATACAGCAGACACGGTCATCAGCAGCAGACCTGCTCTCGCTGATGAGCTTCTTTGACCGGCAAGGGATTCCAGAAGCCCTGCTTCACAGACAAACCTTGCAGGGAGGCGCCCAGACAAGCCAGAAAGAGCCTGAACAAGATGTCTGGGAGAGCGATGAAGAAGACAATGCATCGCAGTCCAGCGTGGGCGACAACCAGTTTGAAGGCGACATAGTAGCACTGCGTAACTTCTGCTTCATTTCTGTCGACACTAGTGGCACAAGCTTTGAGATGCACGCGCTAGTGCAGCTAGCGACACGCATGTGGCTTGAGGCAAACAGCAAGCTTGAGCAATGGAAGGAGCAGTTTATTAGCAATCTTTGTGCAGCGTTTCCAACTGGGGAATACGAGAATTGGGTAGCATGTCGGGCACTCAATGCGCATGCCAAGGCCGCTATAGGGCAGCAACCTAAAGACGAGTCGTCGATAGCAGAGTGGGCGACGGTGCTCTACCGTGCAGCGTGGTTTGCAGAGAGGATAGGAAACATTGCTGATGCTGAGATGCTAACTACGAAGGCAATGAAAGCGCGGAAGAAGGTGTTAGGGCAAGAGCACGAGGACACGCTGTGGAGCGTAGCCATGGTTGGGTTAGCGTACAAGCTCGGAGGCCGATGGGACGACGCTGAGAAGCTGGAGGTGCAAGTGATGGAGACTcgcaagaagaagctggGAGCTGACCATCCTTCCACGCTGACCAGCATGGCCAATCTAGCCTCGACTTACCGGAATCAAGGGCGGTGGGATGCAGCAGAAGAGCTAGAC
- a CDS encoding Pfs, Nucleoside phosphorylase produces MNPSDYTVGWIAPLSLELTAARHMLDVEHNEVTDNEHRYIAGNIGDHNVVIGIQSKMGTSAAADLAARMRRACPNIKFFLVVGIGGGVPSYGPAGDVNTIVLGDVVVSSPRGNHGGVFTYDTGAWVEDGQLSNAGHLNGPPSELSAAVGSLRSRHDGSHGTKIPQYLAQMRSKLNEKVRARFDDQGADNDRLYQSYFPHPHDEPNELCDNCCDFSFCTQRSKRGEGAVRAVDTPKVHYGNIASSNQLQVSATMRDRIAAEHQAVCFEMEGAGVIQSHPCLVIRGICDYSDSHKNKRWQSYAAATAAAFAKELLLSMAPAAVAGKAEPLRPLSAEESGQVQHITFGSNNQGFQSGNVYGGVSSLTFGRK; encoded by the coding sequence ATGAATCCCTCAGACTACACCGTAGGCTGGATCGCGCCGCTTTCACTGGAGCTCACAGCGGCGAGACATATGCTCGATGTCGAGCACAATGAAGTAACCGATAACGAACATCGCTATATCGCAGGCAACATTGGAGACCACAACGTTGTCATCGGCATCCAATCGAAGATGGGTACTAGCGCTGCGGCGGATCTGGCCGCGCGGATGCGTCGCGCCTGCCCGAACATCAAGTTCTTTCTCGTAGTCGGGATCGGCGGCGGAGTACCGAGCTACGGCCCAGCAGGCGACGTCAACACGATCGTCTTGGGAGACGTAGTAGTCTCCTCCCCGCGAGGCAACCACGGGGGCGTGTTTACGTACGACACCGGCGCATGGGTCGAGGACGGCCAGCTGAGCAACGCGGGACATCTCAACGGCCCGCCGTCAGAGCTCAGCGCAGCTGTCGGCAGCTTGCGGTCACGACACGATGGGAGCCATGGAACAAAGATCCCGCAGTATCTCGCGCAGATGCGAAGCAAGCTAAATGAAAAAGTCCGTGCCAGGTTCGACGATCAAGGCGCCGACAACGATCGACTGTATCAGAGCTACTTCCCTCACCCGCACGATGAACCAAACGAGCTTTGCGACAACTGCTGCGACTTTAGCTTTTGCACGCAGCGGAGCAAGCGTGGCGAGGGTGCAGTCAGAGCCGTCGACACCCCTAAGGTTCACTACGGCAACATCGCATCGAGCAATCAACTGCAGGTCTCCGCCACCATGCGAGACAGGATTGCAGCAGAGCATCAGGCTGTCTGCTTTGAGATGGAAGGCGCCGGTGTTATACAGAGCCATCCCTGCCTGGTGATTCGAGGCATCTGCGACTATTCCGACTCGCACAAGAACAAGCGCTGGCAGTCTTATGCAGCAGCTACAGCAGCTGCATTCGCGAAGGAACTGCTACTGTCGATGGCGCCGGCTGCTGTCGCAGGGAAGGCGGAGCCTCTTAGACCACTCTCGGCTGAGGAGAGCGGCCAGGTACAGCACATCACGTTTGGGTCCAACAACCAGGGCTTTCAGTCTGGGAACGTCTACGGTGGTGTCAGCAGTCTCACGTTTGGGAGGAAGTAG
- a CDS encoding Transposase protein has product MAPNLAISQRRMIHDMILSNGLTAAQMADAAGCSVRAVKYIRSNLRAFGSVEAPWNGGGRPRSVTPIVLEALREYLLEKPDQYLDEISVFLWDEFGTIIPTSTISRTLKSAGWSKKGVHQAQLEHVRRGHSVRVRRVPRVVCRSGRQQETKRKRSL; this is encoded by the coding sequence ATGGCTCCAAATCTGGCAATTTCACAGCGCCGGATGATTCACGACATGATCTTAAGTAACGGGCTTACTGCTGCGCAGATGGCTGACGCAGCTGGCTGCAGTGTTCGCGCCGTCAAGTATATCCGCTCCAACCTCCGCGCCTTTGGATCTGTCGAAGCGCCATGGAACGGTGGCGGACGCCCTCGATCTGTAACACCGATAGTGCTCGAGGCTCTCCGGGAGTACCTTCTCGAAAAGCCCGATCAATACCTCGACGAGATTTCCGTCTTCCTGTGGGACGAGTTTGGGACAATTATACCGACTTCTACAATTAGCCGGACATTGAAGTCTGCTGGCTGGTCGAAGAAAGGCGTTCATCAAGCGCAGCTGGAGCACGTACGAAGAGGACACAGCGTAAGGGTTCGACGTGTTCCTAGAGTGGTGTGTCGATCAGGTCGGCAGCAGGAAACAAAGCGCAAGAGGTCACTTTAG
- a CDS encoding TPR domain protein, with amino-acid sequence MSPSISFGDANAGFQAGIINGNVDAAFYLPPERPETPPHPSIVIPFARDPDFVERGTTLDQVDQLCATPDTRAALVGLGGVGKSQLAIEHAYRTREQSPETWVFWVHASNAARFEQSYRDIADRVKIAGRRDPQANIFKLVHDWLCDCKQRWLLVLDNVDDAGFLSGQANSDSQGQNINAQVIRKPLREYLPHCERGSILVTTRSKEAALKLVEQRDIVNVEPMDETQALALFKKKLGTEGDNGDIVELAAALEYMPLAVVQAAAYIWRSAPRCSVAQYLEEFRHSDSEKTSLLNHEAGQLRRDREAKNSIIITWQISFQHLRRNKPSAADLLSLMSFFDRQGIPEALIHDAQGVKRGSTASDSRGRSLRRRFRLFLSHTKSRPGAQREHKESDSDGVKFKNDVVALCDLCLISSSADGATFEMHSLVQLATRRWLIANSELELWRQHFISNLHAAFPTGEYENWAACQRLFAHAEAAASHKPEAASSLTEWATLLYRAAWYAETKGSAGEAEMLAIKSMKVRESILGPKHQDTIRSIAMVADAYSLGGQWDKAEKLRKQVMKTRKKKLGADHPDTLTSMANLASTYQDQGRWDAAEELFVQVMETRKKKLGADHPSTLTSMANLASTYQDQGRWDAAEELEVQVMETRKKKLGADHPDTVTSMANLASTYGNQGRWDAAEELEVQVMETRKKKLGADHPSTLTSMANLASTLWNQGRWDAAEELEVQVMETRKKKLGADHPDTLTSMANLASTYQDQGRWDAAEELFVQVIETSKKKLGADHPDTLTSMNNLTYTQKSLGREVEAIELMRECVQLCQQRFRPNHPNLLSSLAALAQWEAEDVVENLEIL; translated from the exons ATGAGCCCCTCTATTTCTTTCGGTGACGCAAACGCTGGCTTCCAAGCCGGCATCATTAACGGCAACGTGGATGCTGCGTTCTACCTGCCACCTG AGCGACCAGAGACTCCACCGCACCCATCGATCGTGATACCCTTCGCCCGCGACCCCGACTTTGTCGAGCGAGGCACGACACTCGATCAGGTCGACCAACTATGCGCTACGCCGGACACGCGGGCTGCACTCGTCGGCCTAGGCGGCGTAGG CAAGTCGCAGCTTGCTATAGAGCATGCCTACCGCACACGCGAGCAATCGCCAGAGACGTGGGTGTTCTGGGTGCATGCCAGCAACGCCGCCCGGTTCGAGCAAAGCTACCGCGACATCGCTGACCGGGTCAAGATCGCTGGGCGGCGAGATCCGCAGGCGAACATCTTCAAGCTAGTGCACGACTGGCTGTGCGACTGCAAGCAGCGGTGGCTTCTTGTGCTGGACAACGTTGACGACGCTGGCTTTCTTAGTGGCCAGGCAAACAGCGACAGTCAAGGCCAAAACATCAACGCGCAAGTCATTCGGAAACCGCTGCGCGAGTACCTCCCCCACTGCGAGCGCGGCTCCATCCTCGTAACGACGCGAAGTAAGGAAGCGGCGCTAAAGTTGGTTGAGCAGCGTGACATTGTTAATGTGGAGCCGATGGACGAGACGCAGGCGCTGGCGCTATTTAAGAAGAAGCTAGGAACAGAGGGAGACAACGGCGATATTGTCGAGCTTGCAGCAGCGCTCGAATACATGCCGCTCGCTGTTGTGCAAGCCGCTGCATACATCTGGCGAAGCGCGCCTCGTTGCTCAGTGGCACAATACCTAGAAGAATTCAGGCACAGCGACAGCGAAAAGACAAGCCTGTTAAACCACGAAGCAGGACAGCTTCGAAGAGACCGAGAGGCTAAGAACTCGATTATTATTACATGGCAGATATCATTCCAGCACTTGCGGCGAAATAAACCGTCGGCGGCCGACCTGCTATCACTGATGAGCTTCTTTGACCGACAGGGAATTCCTGAAGCACTTATCCACGACGCCCAGGGAGTGAAACGGGGAAGTACAGCTTCAGACAGCAGGGGAAGGTCACTGAGGCGGCGTTTCAGGCTATTCCTGAGTCATACTAAGAGTAGGCCTGGGGCCCAGCGAGAGCACAAAGAAAGCGATAGCGATGGTGTGAAGTTTAAGAACGACGTGGTGGCGCTGTGCGATCTCTGCTTAATCTCTAGTAGCGCAGACGGCGCCACTTTCGAAATGCACAGTCTTGTGCAGCTTGCAACACGGAGATGGCTTATTGCAAACAGCGAGCTTGAGCTGTGGAGGCAGCATTTTATTAGTAATCTCCACGCAGCATTTCCAACTGGAGAATACGAGAACTGGGCAGCATGTCAGAGATTATTCGCGCACGCTGAGGCAGCAGCTAGCCACAAACCAGAAGCGGCATCTTCGCTAACAGAATGGGCTACGCTACTATATCGTGCGGCGTGGTATGCGGAGACGAAAGGAAGCGCAGGTGAAGCAGAAATGCTGGCGATAAAGTCAATGAAGGTGCGAGAGAGTATCTTAGGGCCAAAGCATCAGGACACGATACGGAGCATCGCAATGGTGGCAGATGCCTATTCACTTGGTGGACAATGGGACAAAGCTGAAAAACTAAGGAAGCAAGTGATGAAGACTcgcaagaagaagctggGAGCGGACCATCCAGACACGCTGACCAGCATGGCCAATCTAGCCTCGACTTACCAGGATCAAGGGCGGTGGGATGCAGCAGAAGAGCTGTTTGTGCAAGTGATGGAGACTcgcaagaagaagctggGAGCGGACCATCCTTCCACGCTGACCAGCATGGCCAATCTAGCCTCGACTTACCAGGATCAAGGGCGGTGGGATGCAGCAGAAGAGCTGGAGGTGCAAGTGATGGAGACTcgcaagaagaagctggGAGCGGACCATCCAGACACGGTGACCAGCATGGCCAATCTAGCCTCGACTTACGGGAATCAAGGGCGGTGGGATGCAGCAGAAGAGCTGGAGGTGCAAGTGATGGAGACTcgcaagaagaagctggGAGCGGACCATCCTTCCACGCTGACCAGCATGGCCAATCTAGCCTCGACTCTTTGGAATCAAGGGCGGTGGGATGCAGCAGAAGAGCTGGAGGTGCAAGTGATGGAGACTcgcaagaagaagctggGAGCGGACCATCCAGACACGCTGACCAGCATGGCCAATCTAGCCTCGACTTACCAGGATCAAGGGCGGTGGGATGCAGCAGAAGAGCTGTTTGTGCAAGTGATAGAGACgagcaagaagaagctggGAGCGGACCATCCAGACACGCTGACCAGCATGAACAATCTCACCTACACACAGAAATCACTTGGTCGAGAGGTAGAGGCTATAGAACTAATGAGGGAATGCGTACAGCTTTGCCAGCAGAGGTTCAGACCTAATCATCCTAATTTGCTGTCTTCCTTAGCAGCGTTAGCTCAGTGGGAAGCAGAGGATGTAGTTGAAAATTTAGAGATTTTGTAG
- a CDS encoding Dimer-Tnp-hAT domain containing protein: MEPSTPTSPSPSNIIRLDLTSLTPSPIPTSSPTPILSPTPIQYHESPDEFVQGGITYVKRAIIARKDFRQGTSHIWKYGLQYIRDSDKKEVYYCHECRVGKSKQELFVINGTSRIRNHLEQKHQIDPQIEKFKELLIRWIVYCHIAFFQLENQYFRELLLFLNPALLNHLPKAAKTIRSWVINAFISKKQQLREDLHHSRSRISISFDLWTSPNPYAILGVVAMWINTTGMRRVTALGMRRIYGEHTRENLGSVVLELLEEYDISGDQIGYFMLDNASANDTAVEFILKDLCPWMKSKQRRHRRLRCLGHVINLCCQAFLMGRNCEKYLAKLEKHHQRGDYTKVEELWKKFGCLGRLHNLVRYIRLTPQRRKEFATIIIGGDLSQFDGLELIQNNSTRWNSWFYSITRALNVRERLELFCNGLGLAKTDLATQCNAVLLLSSHRYIFSARHVPGKGSVGIANFKLDGQHWFELKKIELALKDFYAATLLSEGKKTSLADWFSTLDCLLREISETKDHYHDIQTEDDNNFTWKQEWVLHGDEEKKRWFENAQLAVKHLWETEYKGRYPVEMLPPPARKERDPDPAFDRQREHKRIRIDAPVSTTDLYEQYISTDRLHNEEAGCNEAIAYWLSRYDSQRDLARFALDMFAISPMSDECERLFSSAKLTIVDRRGRLKADIIEACECLRAWYGKPQAEGNSDIEDSENEDY; this comes from the exons atggagccttcaacaccaacctcaccgtccccatcgaatattataagactagatttaacgtctcttactccatctcctatccccacgtcatcacccacccctatactatcacccactcctattcaatatcacgaatctccagatgagttcgtgcagggcggtatcacgtacgtgaaacgtgcaataattgcaaggaaggatttccgtcaaggtacatcacacatctggaagtacggactccaatacattcgagatagcgataagaaagaggtgtattactgccatgagtgcagggttgggaagagcaagcaagagttgtttgtcatcaatggcacttctaggatccggaatcacctggaacagaagcaccagattgatccccaga tagagaagtttaaagagcttctaattcgttggattgtgtactgccatatcgccttctttcaattagagaaccagtactttcgtgaactactcctctttttaaatccggcactactcaaccacctcccgaaggctgcgaagactatccgaagctgggtaataaatgcattcatatcgaagaagcaacagcttagggaggacctacaccattcacggagtaggatctctatctcctttgatctctggacttcaccaaacccttacgctatcctaggcgtcgtcgctatgtggattaatactaccggcatgcgacgtgttaccgctttaggtatgcgacgtatatacggcgaacatactagagagaatcttggatcggtggtccttgaattgctggaagaatacgacattagcggagatcagattggatactttatgctggataatgcctcggcaaatgataccgctgttgagtttatactcaaggatctctgcccatggatgaagtcaaaacaacgtcgtcatcgccggctgcgttgcttgggccatgtcatcaacctctgttgccaggcgttccttatggggcgaaactgtgagaagtatcttgcgaagctggagaagcatcatcaacgtggcgactatacgaaggtggaagagctctggaagaagttcggatgtttgggtcgtcttcacaacctggtgcgatacatcaggcttactccacaacggcgtaaggagtttgctacaattattatcggcggagatctttcgcaattcgacgggcttgagcttatccagaacaactcgacccgctggaactcatggttttattcgattacacgtgcattaaatgttcgagaacgtttagagctcttctgtaacggtttgggacttgccaagaccgacttgg ctacacaatgcaacgcagtcctcctcctctcctcacaccgttacatcttctcggctcgtcatgtacctggaaagggctccgtagggatcgcgaactttaagcttgatggacagcactggtttgagcttaaaaagattgaactcgctctcaaagacttctatgctgcaactttgctttctgaaggtaagaagacgtcacttgcggactggttttcaactttggactgccttctccgggagataagcgagacgaaggatcactaccacgacatccagactgaggacgataacaactttacatggaa gcaagagtgggttcttcatggcgacgaagagaagaagaggtggtttgaaaacgcacaattagcggtgaagcatctctgggagacagagtataagggaaggtaccctgtcgagatgctgccaccaccagccaggaaggagagagatcctgacccagcatttgatcgccagcgggaacataagcgcattcgaatagacgctccagtttctacaactgatttgtatgaacaatacatctctactgaccggcttcataacgaagaggcaggttgcaatgaggctattgcgtactggctatctcgctacgactcccaacgagatctcgctcgcttcgctctagacatgtttgcgatctcgcctatgtcggatgaatgcgaacgtctttttagtagcgcgaagcttactatcgtcgatcgccgtggtaggctgaaggcagatattatagaagcgtgcgagtgtctccgggcctggtatggaaagccccaagctgaggggaacagcgatatcgaggatagtgagaacgaagactactag
- a CDS encoding SerH multi-domain protein, whose translation MDDKGHREPQFECETCDKRFNTQHAADQHMDDKGHREPQFECETCDKRFNTQHAADQHMDDKGHREPQFKCETCDKRFNTQHAADQHMDDKGHREPQFKCETCDKRFNTQHAADQHMDDKGHREPQFKCETCDKRFNTQHAADQHMDDKGHRES comes from the coding sequence ATGGACGACAAGGGACACAGAGAGCCTCAGTTCGAATGCGAGACCTGCGACAAGCGATTCAACACCCAGCACGCGGCAGACCAACACATGGACGACAAGGGACACAGAGAGCCTCAGTTCGAATGCGAGACCTGCGACAAGCGATTCAACACCCAGCACGCGGCAGACCAACACATGGACGACAAGGGACACAGAGAGCCTCAGTTCAAATGCGAGACCTGCGACAAGCGATTCAATACCCAGCACGCGGCAGACCAGCACATGGACGACAAGGGACACAGAGAGCCTCAGTTCAAATGCGAGACCTGTGACAAGCGATTCAATACCCAGCACGCGGCAGACCAGCACATGGACGACAAGGGACACAGAGAGCCTCAGTTCAAATGCGAGACCTGCGACAAGCGATTCAATACCCAGCACGCGGCAGACCAGCACATGGACGATAAGGGACACAGAGAGTCTTAG